A stretch of DNA from Granulicella pectinivorans:
ACGGATTTGCGGTTCGACCGCGCCGACTTTTCCGATTTGAAGCGGGAGGAGCATTGCGCGTGGTGTACCCGCACTCTGGAGGAAAGCTACTTCGAGGTGCTGGACCGCCGAATCTGCGACGTGTGCGCGGACCGCGCAAGGAAGGCGTTGCCGGAGGACACGCGAGCGGTCTTCTGGCGCTCGACGGGTTTTGGGGCTCTGGCGGCAGCGATGCTGGGGATGGCGTACTTCGCGCTCTTCCGGGCAACCAGTGGCGGGTGGATGGTGTTCGCGTCAATCGGCGTAGGGTACCTTATCGCCCGGGCCATGCGGGTCGGGTCGCACGGCATCGGAGGGCGGCGATACCAGTGGATGGCGATGGGGCTTACCTATGTGGCGGTGGCGATCGCTTCTTCCGTGGCTGCTTTTGGATTGCGGGATGTGCCGATCTGGTTTGTTCCGCTGTTTGTGCTGACTCCGATTGCTTCGCTTTTCAGGAATGTCAGCTTTGGGGCCTTGCAACTTCTGCTGGTGGGGGTCGGAATGCGGTGGGCGTGGGGGATGATGGCAGGAGCTCCTCCGAAGGTAACCGGGCCCCATCGGCGTCCCGAATGAAAGTTTCTTGGTCCTTCATGGCGCCCGCCGTCGTCTAACCAAGTAACTGATAGGAATGGTGGTTTGGCCAAGGACGCGTCTCCGCGGTTTCCCGGGCTGAACCTGGGTCGTTATACTTGCGTATTGTGTTGCTGACGATGAGAAAAACCTGCGCGATCCTGTTGGCGGGAACGCTTGCGCCCATGTTGACGGGTTGCTTCAGCTCGACGCGCTATGTGAAGGTGCATGCGGCGCCCCCGGTCGTGATGTCGGTTTCGCTCGATACGCTGGTCGATAAATTGGACAGGCAGTTTGAGGCGATCAAGACCCTGAATGCAAATGTCACCATCGCGGCCAGCACGGCGGGAGCCACGGCGGGCGAGGTGAAGGACTACTCGGCGTTTCGCGGATACATCTTTGTGCGGAAACCGGAGGATATGCGGGTCATCCTGATGGTGCCGATCATCGGCCGCGCGCTCGACATGGTCAGCACGGGGAACGACTTTACGCTGCTGATGATGTTGCCGAACAAGACCAGGGCCATCAAAGGTACCGACACGGTGACGACGCCGTCGAAGAATCCTCTCGAAAATCTGCGGCCCGGCGTCTTCTTCGACGCGCTGATCGTGCGGAGTATCGGCAAGGACGAGTACGTGACGATGACCGAGAGCTCGCGGCTGGTCGAGCCCGAGACCAAGAAGCATGAGGCCATTTACGAGCCGGACTATGACATCGCGGTGATGAAGGTGAAGTCGGGGCGGACAATGGTCCGGCTCCGGACGATTCACATCAGCCGTACGGATCTCGAGCCATATCAGCAGGATATCTATGACGAGAACGGCAGAATCGTAACGACGGTGCAGTACTCGAAGTACCAGACGTTTGGCGATCTGCAGTTTCCGACGGAGATTGCCATCGACCGGCCTCTGGATAAGTACTCGCTGAAGGTGGCGGTGCAGAAGCTGACGCCGAACCAGAAGATCGATGACGACCAGTTCGAACTGCAACTGCCGACCGGGGTCACGGTGGAGACGCTAAAGTAGGGTTCGGCGGGTAGAACAAGCAAAAGATTGCCGGGAAAAGGCGGGAAGAGCGGGAAAAAGAAGCAAGTTCGAAACTTGCTTCTTAGAGGCCGGCGCGCTGGGCGTGGGTCGCGATGGCCACGTTGATTTCCAGCGCCAAAGCCAGGGCGGCTCTGCCCTGATGGGCCGTGACCTGCGGCTGGGTGCGGGTGCGGACGGCGTTCAGGAACGACTCGATCTCCAGCCGCAGCGGCTCGCCCTCCTGCACGTCCAGCTTCTTCAGGTTCAGGCCGGCGGTGGGGTGCCCCCCTTTGGCGGCGTGCGCAGCGGCCAGGGCGGCGAACTGGGCGGGATCGAGCGCGGCGGCCGCAGCGGCGGCTTCGCTGACGTCGATCAGCAAAAGGTCCCGGCGTGCGAAGTCCAGGGAAAGGTACTGCCTCGGCTGGAAGAAGCGGAGCTTGCGGACGGTCTCCGTCGACACCCGGCTCGCCGTGAAGTTGGCGATGCAGCCGTTCTCGAACTCCAGCCGGACGTTAGCGATGTCGACTTTGCGCGACAGAACCGGAAGTCCAACCGCGCGGACCTCGCGCACAGGACTCTGGACGAATGACAGGACGATGTCCAGATCGTGGATCATGAGGTCCAGCACAACGTCCACGTCGAGCGACCGCGGCGTGAAGATGCTCAGGCGGTGGCTCTCGAAGAACATGGGCCGGTGAATGTGGGCGCGGGCGGCGAGCACGGCAGGGTTGAAGCGCTCCAGATGCCCTGGCTGAACGATACGGTCATGCTCCGCAGCAAGCGCGAGGATCTGGTCCGCCTCCTGCAGATTCGCCGCAAGCGGCTTTTCGATCAGGAGATCGACTCCGGCGACCAGGAGCTTTGCCGCCGTGGAAGCGTGGTGGACGGTAGGAACGGCGACCGCGGCTGCCTTCACTCCAAGGTCGGCGGCGAGGAGCTCTTCGACCGTGGAGAAGGCGGGGATCCCGTACTTTTCGGCGGCGGCCTGCGCAGTGGCGGGGTTTGCGTCGACGACGGCGGCGAGTGCCACATCGTGGCCGGTGGCGTCCAGCTCGGCGAGAACGCGAAGGTGGTTGCGACCGAAGGCTCCAGCGCCGATGACGGCCGTTTTGAGCTTAGACATGGGCTACTTGACGGGGGTTTCGACGGCTGCGCGGCACTTCGCGTAGAGCTCGAGGAGGTTGGCAACCTGGTCTTCGGGCTTGGATGCAGCCGGGACCCCGAAGCCGGTGGTCGAGCCGGAGGACTTGCTGGCGACGTTGGTGTGGGCGGCGACGAACTTGAGAAGGTCGAGCGCGATGTCTTCGGGGCGGCGTGCTGCGGAGTTCGATTCCATGCTTTTCATGCTATCGCATGTCCGGCCGTAGGCGCCCCGTCCGGCAGAACCACGCGATATGTCGCTCTGAGTCCACAAAGAATCTCGTACGGCAGGCAGTGAGCCAGTCGCGCATGATCTTCGGCGGTCGCCCCGGGCCCCAGCAGCGTTACCGGGGTTCCGGGCCCACAGTCAATATGGGTGACGTCGACCGTGGTCAGGTTCATGGAGATGCGGCCCACAACGGGTGCCTTGTGCCCGCCGATCATGACCCACCCTCCAGGTTCATCGTTGGTGCTGGAAAGCGATCGGCGCAGACCATCGGCGTATCCCACGGGCAGAAGAGCCAGTCGCATGGGACGGCGAGCCGTGTACGTAGCGCTATAGCCGATGCGAGCTCCAGCCGGTACGTCCTCGATGGCGGTAACGGTGGTCGTCCATGTGAGCACCGGATGGAGCTGGCTGTGGAGACGTGCTTCGTTCGGTGCGTCGGGTTCGAGGGGCAGCGAGTAGCCGTAGAGGCCAAGACCACAGCGCACGATCGGAGTCGCTCCGTCCTGTGCAGTCTGAAGCGCGAAATGCTGGATGATCTCGGCGGCCGCAGGGCTCGCGTTGTCGAGCGTGGAGGTGTTGCCGAGATGACGCCACGCGGGCATGAGATCGGCCCGGGCAGAGAGATCGCCAGAGGACATCGCGAAGCGTTGAAGCTGCTCCAGGGTTTGTTGGGCATCGGTGCATTCGGCGGAGGCGAGATGCGTGCAAACGCCGTCGATGTGGAGCTTTGGGTAGTGGAGAAGTGCTTCGCCAAAGGCCCTGAGAACCGGCCCCGGGGGCACTCCCTGACGGGACATGCCGCTGTCGATCTCTACGTGAATCGGAAGGGTGTGCGGTGTGCCGGCAACGGCCCGGGCGAGAGGCGCGAGCTGCGATGCAGCGGAGACGATCGGCGTAAGGTTATGGGCGACGGCAAGTTCAGCAGCTTCGTTCGCTTCGTCAGGATCGCCCGGAGGCGCCGTCATGATGAGGATGCGCGGGCCTTCTGGGAATCCCGCAGCCTGGAGCGCTTTGCGGACCTCCGCTCCTTCGAGGGCGTCGGTCACCCCCAGCCAGGGAAGCCCGGCACGAGCAAAGAGGGGCGCGCAGAGTGCCGCTCCGTGGCCGTACGCATCGGCCTTGATGACCGCCAGGAGATCAGTTTCGCCAAGAATGCGGCGAGCGGCGGCGATATTCTGCCGGAGATGCGGCTCGGAGATGGTAATGGTGCTGGACATCGCTGTCTGTATGGTACCGGCTCGCTGGCTGGCCGGGGCGGGGGGCCAAGTGAGAGACACCACCTGGACTCGCTCTGCGGTTTGGCGCACTGGATGGTGTTTCCAGTTTGAATTCCCGGGCAAATGGCCTGTACGGAACAGCGTTGCGGCGATGGGGCGCGTCTAAGATGGGTATATGACCAAGCTGTCTGGGCTGCGTCTGATTGCTGCGCTTGTAAGTTTTGGAACTGTCTCCGCGCTGTCTCAGGGTGGACGGTTCGACCTGCCCGGGCCCAAGATCGACGTGCGAGTGACGCGCGGGGGGAAATCGCTGCCGATCGCCTCGGTCCCCAACCTGATGGCCGGCGACACGATCTGGCTGCATCCGGCTCTCCCCCCCACGCAGTCCGTGCGGTACCTGATGGTGGTGACGTTTCTGCGTGGAACGACGAACCCGCCGCCCGACGACTGGTTCGTAAGGATCGAGACCTGGGACAAGAAGGTCCGGGAAGAGGGCGTCGAAGTCAAAGTTCCGGCGGAGGCACAACAGGCGATCCTGTTTCTTGCCCCTGTCACCGGAGGCGACTTTACGACGCTGCGGTCGGCGGTAACCGGGCGCCCGGGAGTCTTCGTCAGGGCGTCGCAGGATCTGAATGAGGCCGGTTTCGAGCTGCAGAGGACTGAGAAGTACCTGGCTTCCATCCGGAAGGTTCCGCCTGCGGATACGAAGGCTCTTCTGGACCACTCCAACATGCTGGCGCGGACGCTGGCTTTGAAACCCAATCTCGAGTGCTTCAAGCAGCCCGTGGAGCAGCAGTATGGGTGCCTGACGCAGACTGGCTCGCAGATGCTGCTGGACGATGGTCATGGGCAGACGATCGTCGCGGCGCTGACGACCGGGTCGAGCTCCGACCTGATTGGGACGGCGGCGAACACGCGATTGATGGGATCGGGCGTGTACAGCGCCTATGTCGGTGCAATTGTGGATGTGGCGCGGATTCTGGGGGGGCTGCACACGGCCCAGTACCAGTACATTCCGGCGATCGCGTTTCCACAGGGCGAGAGCCTGAACCTGCGCCTGAATACGCCTCCCTCATTTCATAACCCGAAGTCGGTCATCGTGATCGGCCTGCCCTCCATCCAGAAATCGGTGGCACCTCCGCTGCGTGCGTCGGACGGCAAACGTGTGACATGCCTTCTGCAGCCCGATGTGGCTGTACCGGTCGAAGGCGCTCCGCTGGTGTTTTCCACTGCATTCGCGCACGACCTTGTGCTGCACATGAGCGATGGCAAAGACCTTCCGGTGGAGGCCGACGCGTTTCAGGGCGGGCTGGTGCTGGCCAAGGCTCCCGAACGCAAGGTTCTGCCGGAGCCGACGGCACCGAAGCCCGCTCCGCCGGTCGCCGCAGAGCCAAAGAAGGCCGGTGTAGCCGTGGACGCACCGCTGACCGGGACGATTCGCGGCTTCTGGGGATTCGATCCGTTCGAAGGCCCAACGCTCCCCCTGCAGGACCGGCCCGGCACAGGCTGGAAGGTTTTGTCCGGTGAGCCACTCATCGCCGGCCGCGAGGACCACCTGGTCCTGAGCTCCAACGGAAGCGCCTGCCTGCGGTCGGTCGCGTTCGACGGACCGGATGGCCGCATGGTGACAGCAGGCTGGAAACCGATGGACCCCGAAGGCGCAACGGCGGGTGAAGCGATCGACGTGACCCTCCCGCTGGGCAGGGTGCAGCCCGGCTCGGTCGAGCTGGCGATTGAACAATACGGAGCTCCGAAAGAAGTCGCCCTGGGACTGCGCACCTACTCCGAGCCAGCCGAACTCTCTGCCTTGACCCTGCACGCCGGTGACCGGATGGCGACCCTGACCGGAAAGCATCTGGAGCAGGTGCGCCAGCTCAAGATCAACGACCTCGAGTTTATGCCGGCAGCCGGCGCAGGCGGCAGTTCCGTCCCCCTCACCCTGCCCGAGGCCGCCGCTTCTCCCGGCTTCAAGGCAGGCGAACGCGTGACGGGCCGGGTGACGCTTTCGGATGGACGCGTACTCGACGTGCCAGTCACCGTGGCACCTCCAAGACCGCAGCTCACGCTGAAGAGCCGCTCCGTGCCCAAGGACAAGGACGCGCCGATTACACTTCTGGGCAAGGACGACCTGCGTGCGGATCTTCCGGTGACACTGGTGCTGAAGTCCTCGCGCAACATCCCGCGCACCGAAGAGATTGAGGTTGCCACGGTCGATGGCTCGCTGAGCACGCGCCTGAACTTCGCATCGGGCGCCCTGGTCCTGCAGGACGCGCATACGCTCCGGGTCACCGTCGACGCCGTGAAGGCTCTGGGTGGCTCGGTCTTTGGTCCGGTCAGGCTGCGTGCCATCGAGACCGGGATGGACCCCGGCGACTGGATCGCGCTGGGAACCCTGGTGCGCGTGCCGGCGGTGACATCCCTGGCCTGCCCGTCAGACGCCGCAAAACCCTGCGAGCTGGCCGGCGCAAGCCTCTATCTGATCGATGCCGTCGCCTCATCGGTCTCGCTCGATGAGGCGCTGGTGAGCCCAGTGGCCGTACCGGAAGACTTCTCCGACACCACACTTCAGGTTCCGAGGCCAGGAGCCGGTCCGCTGTATCTGCGCCTCAGAGACGACCCAGACACCCTGGCAACGTTGAACCTGCCGGTCGCCATGGAGCAGCGCCCGATGCGGCCGGCTGCGAAAGCTCCGGTGGCGAAGCTGGGTGGCGGGTCGGTGGAGTAAGTTGACATCGCTCGAAGCCAGAGCGTGAGATGCGCCTTCTCAACCCCGTGCATCCTCTCTCTCGGCATTGCCGGCCCGTGCCGCTCAATCGATCTTGATGTCGATGTAATAGGCCTGCTTGATCGCTTCGAAGTCAGCCTTCGTCAGGGGAGACGTCGTGTTCTGCCACCGGTTCGTAGGGGTCAGCATCCGGCTCCCTACCTGGATCGGCATCGCGAAGCCAAACTCATCCGTCTGCCACCGGTATTGGATGTTGCCGTCGGCGAGCTTTACCTCCAGCAGGGGAATCTCGGTATGCCGGAGGTACTGGTTGAAGACCGGCGTCAGGTCGCGGCTGGTGCGATCGTTGAAGAACTTGACGACGTCCTCGGTCATGAGCGTCTTGTACTGATAGGTCTGATAAAAGTCGTGGATCAGCGCGAACCACTCCTTGTCATCATGCAGAACGGAACGCAGCGTGTTGAGAAAGAGCGCTCCCTTGAAGTACATATCCTGCGGCGGCTCCGCGTTGCGATCGTGCGGCGGAATGATCGGCAGCTTGTTATGCACCTTCTTCTTCAGCGCGTTGACGTACGTGACCTCGTCCGCATGCCCCCACATGTATTCGACATACAGGCACTCCAGGTACGTCGTGAACCCTTCATGAATCCACATGTCCGAGCGGTCCGCCGCCGTAACCGCATTGCCAAACCACTCGTGCCCACTCTCGTGGATGATGATGAAGTCGAACCGCGGGCTGATCCCGACACCCGTCCAGTCGCGGTTCAGATAGCCGTTCGCAAAGTGGTTGCCGTACGTGACCGCAGACTGGTGCTCCATGCCCGCGTAGGGGACCTCGATCAGCTTGTACCCATCGCGGAGAAACGGATACTCCCCAAAGTAGTGCTCGTATGCGTCGATCATCGCAGGAGCCTGTGCGAACTGGAGCTTCGCCTTCTCCAGGTCTTCGGGCAGGACGTAGTAGTCCATCGTCAGCCCTTTATGCGTCGTGCCGAAGTGCGCGTACGCTCCGATATTGAGCGAGACATCGTAGTTATTGATCGGGTAGGAGACGTGGTAGTTCCACTGCGTATACCCATCGTGAAGATCGACCTTCGAGACAAAGCGTCCGTTGCTCACGTCGGTCAGCGCGTTCGGCACAGCCACCGAGATGTCCATCGACTCCGGCTCATCGCGCCACTGATCCTTATTCGGCCACCAGACGCTGGCCCCTTCTTCCTCGCAGGCCGTGTTGATCCATGGACGGCCGGCGGTGTCGGTCTTAAAGGTCAGTCCACCAAATCGTCCACCTTCCACCGGCGCACCCGAGTAGAAGAAATCGATCGAATAGGTCTTCCCCTTGCGCAGCTTCTTGGGAAAGTCGATGTACACGGCGCGTTCCTCGCGGGTGTACTTCAACGGCGCGCCATCGAAAAGGATCTTCTCCACAGCCAATGTCTGGACGAGGTCGATCTGGATCCGGTCTCCATCCGCAAGCATCTTGAAGCGAATGGTGTTCTTGCCCGAGAGGAACTTCTTCTCAGGGTCGACCCGCACGTCGAGATGGTAGTAGAGAAGATCGTTGTTCGCTCGGAACGGCCCGTTCGGCCCGCGCAGAAGATCGTCGGCCGTAGGCGGCTTGAGGATCTCAGGCGGGGGGTTAGGGCGTCCGGTGTTGGCGCGCGAGGCGTCGGCCTGCGTGGCGGTCGGCTGGAGTTTGAGCTCGATCGCGCCAAGCGACGTGCCTCCGGACTGCGTCACAACGATGTTCTCGACGCAGTTGCGGACGAAGACCTGGGCCTCCACACAGACGGTATAGATGCCGGGCTTCTGCGCTGCAAAGGAGAACGTGCCGTTCTGCGCGGTCGTGACCGTGATGGGGGCCGCGGGGTGATCGCTGGGAGCGAGAGTGACCTGCGCGCCGGGAATGACGGCGGTGGCGGTGTTCGTCACCGTACCGGTGATCGTGGCTGTCTGGAAGAGGCCTGCCAGGAGCAGGGCGGCGAGAAGCGACATGCGGATTAGTGTATCCGGCTTCTCCCCCGGGAGCGGCGATCGACGATGATGAAGATGCGGTACCGACCTCCTTGCTGGGGAGAATTCGACCATCGATACCGCGAAGACCTACACTCAACAGGCAGGTTTATTTCGTTCACGATGAGGATCTATGTCGCAGACGGTTGCAGAACTGAATGAGCACTTTGGAATGGCGGGCGTCCTGGCGTTTCGCGAAGAGCACGGTCTCATCTTTGCCGATATCACCACGCCGGTAGCCAAGGCCAGCGTCTGCATGCAGGGCGCGCATGTGCTCGACTGGCAGCCCAACGGGCAGGAGAAGGTTCTCTTTCTCAGCCAGAAGTCCGACATGGCACCAGGTAAGCCCATTCGCGGAGGGATTCCCATCCTGTTTCCTTGGTTTGGACCGCGCCATGACGGCAAGGAAGGCCCGATGCACGGCTTCGCGCGCATTCAGCCGTGGACGCTCGGTTTTGCCGCCCTCGCCGGGGACGATTTGCACATGACCTTTACGCTCGGCGGAACCGACGTAAGCCGTGGACTCGGCTTCGACCACTTCCGTGTCGCTTACCAGGTGACCTTCGGCAAAGCACTCAAGCTTCAACTGACGGTCGCGAACGACGGAACCGAGCCGCTGGTCTTTGAGGAAGGACTCC
This window harbors:
- a CDS encoding DUF4292 domain-containing protein — its product is MRKTCAILLAGTLAPMLTGCFSSTRYVKVHAAPPVVMSVSLDTLVDKLDRQFEAIKTLNANVTIAASTAGATAGEVKDYSAFRGYIFVRKPEDMRVILMVPIIGRALDMVSTGNDFTLLMMLPNKTRAIKGTDTVTTPSKNPLENLRPGVFFDALIVRSIGKDEYVTMTESSRLVEPETKKHEAIYEPDYDIAVMKVKSGRTMVRLRTIHISRTDLEPYQQDIYDENGRIVTTVQYSKYQTFGDLQFPTEIAIDRPLDKYSLKVAVQKLTPNQKIDDDQFELQLPTGVTVETLK
- a CDS encoding Gfo/Idh/MocA family protein, with product MSKLKTAVIGAGAFGRNHLRVLAELDATGHDVALAAVVDANPATAQAAAEKYGIPAFSTVEELLAADLGVKAAAVAVPTVHHASTAAKLLVAGVDLLIEKPLAANLQEADQILALAAEHDRIVQPGHLERFNPAVLAARAHIHRPMFFESHRLSIFTPRSLDVDVVLDLMIHDLDIVLSFVQSPVREVRAVGLPVLSRKVDIANVRLEFENGCIANFTASRVSTETVRKLRFFQPRQYLSLDFARRDLLLIDVSEAAAAAAALDPAQFAALAAAHAAKGGHPTAGLNLKKLDVQEGEPLRLEIESFLNAVRTRTQPQVTAHQGRAALALALEINVAIATHAQRAGL
- the alr gene encoding alanine racemase, producing MSSTITISEPHLRQNIAAARRILGETDLLAVIKADAYGHGAALCAPLFARAGLPWLGVTDALEGAEVRKALQAAGFPEGPRILIMTAPPGDPDEANEAAELAVAHNLTPIVSAASQLAPLARAVAGTPHTLPIHVEIDSGMSRQGVPPGPVLRAFGEALLHYPKLHIDGVCTHLASAECTDAQQTLEQLQRFAMSSGDLSARADLMPAWRHLGNTSTLDNASPAAAEIIQHFALQTAQDGATPIVRCGLGLYGYSLPLEPDAPNEARLHSQLHPVLTWTTTVTAIEDVPAGARIGYSATYTARRPMRLALLPVGYADGLRRSLSSTNDEPGGWVMIGGHKAPVVGRISMNLTTVDVTHIDCGPGTPVTLLGPGATAEDHARLAHCLPYEILCGLRATYRVVLPDGAPTAGHAIA
- a CDS encoding M1 family aminopeptidase encodes the protein MSLLAALLLAGLFQTATITGTVTNTATAVIPGAQVTLAPSDHPAAPITVTTAQNGTFSFAAQKPGIYTVCVEAQVFVRNCVENIVVTQSGGTSLGAIELKLQPTATQADASRANTGRPNPPPEILKPPTADDLLRGPNGPFRANNDLLYYHLDVRVDPEKKFLSGKNTIRFKMLADGDRIQIDLVQTLAVEKILFDGAPLKYTREERAVYIDFPKKLRKGKTYSIDFFYSGAPVEGGRFGGLTFKTDTAGRPWINTACEEEGASVWWPNKDQWRDEPESMDISVAVPNALTDVSNGRFVSKVDLHDGYTQWNYHVSYPINNYDVSLNIGAYAHFGTTHKGLTMDYYVLPEDLEKAKLQFAQAPAMIDAYEHYFGEYPFLRDGYKLIEVPYAGMEHQSAVTYGNHFANGYLNRDWTGVGISPRFDFIIIHESGHEWFGNAVTAADRSDMWIHEGFTTYLECLYVEYMWGHADEVTYVNALKKKVHNKLPIIPPHDRNAEPPQDMYFKGALFLNTLRSVLHDDKEWFALIHDFYQTYQYKTLMTEDVVKFFNDRTSRDLTPVFNQYLRHTEIPLLEVKLADGNIQYRWQTDEFGFAMPIQVGSRMLTPTNRWQNTTSPLTKADFEAIKQAYYIDIKID
- a CDS encoding D-hexose-6-phosphate mutarotase; this encodes MSQTVAELNEHFGMAGVLAFREEHGLIFADITTPVAKASVCMQGAHVLDWQPNGQEKVLFLSQKSDMAPGKPIRGGIPILFPWFGPRHDGKEGPMHGFARIQPWTLGFAALAGDDLHMTFTLGGTDVSRGLGFDHFRVAYQVTFGKALKLQLTVANDGTEPLVFEEGLHTYFHVKDVRAMTLAGLDGTHYKDKVDDFKVKPQIAGPMHLTGPTDRVYMNTTATCIVTDPGFKRAITIEKAGSETTVVWNPWKEVPDIQTDGWHEFVCCETVNAGDQTVTLGPGKAHAMEAHISVA